The proteins below come from a single Mya arenaria isolate MELC-2E11 chromosome 8, ASM2691426v1 genomic window:
- the LOC128245151 gene encoding uncharacterized protein LOC128245151 isoform X3 gives MALTFGGISYVDVVQASKHIQNGILHGIKANYWQRPITHYGVNFAGWKETLLNSNTGNIEISQQNWKSSARIVDAVMHLFLKGLRYHASEYNGLVIEQYITQGSARDGLKVIAADEFDTMIFFRISELWKYIDPIRDKKDPSFCRMKVVGLTGSQIQQRFPRLCKERVFIITHSGDIYLSAKAMHEQVFKSIIDKTIAIINSLETAWINEFQLTRKMNPPAINIIVRNHSATRSIAIDFVPAVCIDMQSVKFRGSVHTS, from the exons ATGGCATTAACATTTGGCGGGATCTCTTATGTGGATGTTGTTCAAGCAAGTAAACATATACAG AATGGAATTCTGCATGGAATAAAGGCAAATTATTGGCAGAGGCCAATTACACATTACGGAGTCAACTTCGCTGGTTGGAAGGAAACACTCTTAAATTCAAATACAG GAAATATTGAAATCAGTCAACAAAACTGGAAGTCTTCTGCAAGAATAGTAGACGCCGTTATGCATCTCTTCCTCAAAGGACTAAGATACCATGCTTCGGAGTATAACGGACTTGTGATTGAGCAATATATCACACAGGGCAGCGCTAGAGATGGGTTGAAGGTCATAGCCGCGGACGAGTTTGATACAATGATTTTCTTTAGAATATCAGAACTATGGAAGTATATCGATCCTATTCGAGACAAAAAAGATCCAAGTTTCTGTCGAATGAAAGTAGTTGGCCTCACAGGTTCTCAAATTCAGCAAAGGTTTCCGCGCTTATGTAAAGAAAGAGTGTTTATCATAACCCACAGTGGTGATATATACTTAAGTGCAAAGGCGATGCATGAACAGGTCTTCAAGTCAATTATTGACAAAACAATTGCGATAATAAACAGTCTGGAAACTGCCTGGATCAATGAATTCCAACTGACACGGAAAATGAATCCACCTGCAATAAATATCATAGTACGAAACCATTCTGCTACCCGGAGCATTGCCATCGACTTTGTTCCAGCCGTATGCATAGATATGCAATCAGTTAAGTTCCGCGGATCC GTCCACACGTCATGA
- the LOC128245151 gene encoding uncharacterized protein LOC128245151 isoform X1, which yields MALTFGGISYVDVVQASKHIQNGILHGIKANYWQRPITHYGVNFAGWKETLLNSNTGNIEISQQNWKSSARIVDAVMHLFLKGLRYHASEYNGLVIEQYITQGSARDGLKVIAADEFDTMIFFRISELWKYIDPIRDKKDPSFCRMKVVGLTGSQIQQRFPRLCKERVFIITHSGDIYLSAKAMHEQVFKSIIDKTIAIINSLETAWINEFQLTRKMNPPAINIIVRNHSATRSIAIDFVPAVCIDMQSVKFRGSVRKFPVFAVCKWQGKRDSYCHTWSVKSNSYENALINAARKDERGLFVLNALRLVKTFFQNAKTMNPPPQIGHVLKTYHLKQIMLYLLGFLCYKYTSIPIDGTEAALIYFVRVMDMVLTYKCLPHLFFSDVGILQNMIPGCNLHRGRDINLLVNLSSESACQAVQDLELKLMPAIGISWVNKCNSEQDNFCKDFITNVLKIPGPHVMKSTVSTSQICLQEKQQKQLQQQEQQEQQQKQYQQQFLTRRQPIRHRRSFVIPKLPFAEQWPRSQFVDTLSSHSTRLNELILLGRSIITTSSHRYHPYSWF from the exons ATGGCATTAACATTTGGCGGGATCTCTTATGTGGATGTTGTTCAAGCAAGTAAACATATACAG AATGGAATTCTGCATGGAATAAAGGCAAATTATTGGCAGAGGCCAATTACACATTACGGAGTCAACTTCGCTGGTTGGAAGGAAACACTCTTAAATTCAAATACAG GAAATATTGAAATCAGTCAACAAAACTGGAAGTCTTCTGCAAGAATAGTAGACGCCGTTATGCATCTCTTCCTCAAAGGACTAAGATACCATGCTTCGGAGTATAACGGACTTGTGATTGAGCAATATATCACACAGGGCAGCGCTAGAGATGGGTTGAAGGTCATAGCCGCGGACGAGTTTGATACAATGATTTTCTTTAGAATATCAGAACTATGGAAGTATATCGATCCTATTCGAGACAAAAAAGATCCAAGTTTCTGTCGAATGAAAGTAGTTGGCCTCACAGGTTCTCAAATTCAGCAAAGGTTTCCGCGCTTATGTAAAGAAAGAGTGTTTATCATAACCCACAGTGGTGATATATACTTAAGTGCAAAGGCGATGCATGAACAGGTCTTCAAGTCAATTATTGACAAAACAATTGCGATAATAAACAGTCTGGAAACTGCCTGGATCAATGAATTCCAACTGACACGGAAAATGAATCCACCTGCAATAAATATCATAGTACGAAACCATTCTGCTACCCGGAGCATTGCCATCGACTTTGTTCCAGCCGTATGCATAGATATGCAATCAGTTAAGTTCCGCGGATCCGTACGTAAGTTTCCTGTTTTTGCTGTATGTAAATGGCAAGGAAAACGTGATTCGTATTGCCACACGTGGAGTGTCAAGTCCAATTCATATGAAAATGCTTTGATTAATGCTGCTCGCAAGGATGAGAGGGGACTTTTCGTGTTGAATGCATTGAGGTTGGTCAAGACATTCTTTCAGAATGCTAAAACGATGAACCCCCCTCCTCAGATTGGTCATGTATTGAAAACTTATCATCTGAAGCAAATTATGCTGTATTTGCTAGGTTTTCTTTGCTACAAATACACAAGTATCCCAATTGACGGCACGGAGGCTGCATTGATATACTTTGTACGCGTCATGGACATGGTCCTCACGTACAAATGCTTGCCTCATCTGTTCTTTTCAGATGTTGGTATTTTGCAAAACATGATTCCTGGTTGTAATCTGCATCGCGGCCGTGATATCAACCTTTTGGTTAATCTTTCCAGCGAATCAGCATGTCAAGCAGTACAAGATTTAGAATTGAAACTAATGCCAGCTATAGGAATAAGTTGGGTGAATAAATGCAATTCAGAACAAGATAACTTTTGCAAGGATTTCATCACAAATGTTCTGAAAATTCCAGGTCCACACGTCATGAAATCGACCGTTTCTACGTCACAGATTTGTCTGCAAgaaaagcaacaaaaacaactacaacaacaagaacaacaagaacaacaacaaaaacagtatCAACAACAGTTTCTAACACGTCGACAACCGATACGTCACAGAAGGTCATTCGTCATACCAAAATTACCTTTCGCAGAGCAATGGCCACGATCCCAGTTTGTAGACACACTATCTTCGCATTCTACACGTTTGAATGAACTAATATTACTAGGAAGAAGTATTATTACCACAAGTTCCCATAGGTATCATCCTTACTCGTGGTTTTAG
- the LOC128245151 gene encoding uncharacterized protein LOC128245151 isoform X2: protein MALTFGGISYVDVVQASKHIQNGILHGIKANYWQRPITHYGVNFAGWKETLLNSNTGNIEISQQNWKSSARIVDAVMHLFLKGLRYHASEYNGLVIEQYITQGSARDGLKVIAADEFDTMIFFRISELWKYIDPIRDKKDPSFCRMKVVGLTGSQIQQRFPRLCKERVFIITHSGDIYLSAKAMHEQVFKSIIDKTIAIINSLETAWINEFQLTRKMNPPAINIIVRNHSATRSIAIDFVPAVCIDMQSVKFRGSVRPHVMKSTVSTSQICLQEKQQKQLQQQEQQEQQQKQYQQQFLTRRQPIRHRRSFVIPKLPFAEQWPRSQFVDTLSSHSTRLNELILLGRSIITTSSHRYHPYSWF from the exons ATGGCATTAACATTTGGCGGGATCTCTTATGTGGATGTTGTTCAAGCAAGTAAACATATACAG AATGGAATTCTGCATGGAATAAAGGCAAATTATTGGCAGAGGCCAATTACACATTACGGAGTCAACTTCGCTGGTTGGAAGGAAACACTCTTAAATTCAAATACAG GAAATATTGAAATCAGTCAACAAAACTGGAAGTCTTCTGCAAGAATAGTAGACGCCGTTATGCATCTCTTCCTCAAAGGACTAAGATACCATGCTTCGGAGTATAACGGACTTGTGATTGAGCAATATATCACACAGGGCAGCGCTAGAGATGGGTTGAAGGTCATAGCCGCGGACGAGTTTGATACAATGATTTTCTTTAGAATATCAGAACTATGGAAGTATATCGATCCTATTCGAGACAAAAAAGATCCAAGTTTCTGTCGAATGAAAGTAGTTGGCCTCACAGGTTCTCAAATTCAGCAAAGGTTTCCGCGCTTATGTAAAGAAAGAGTGTTTATCATAACCCACAGTGGTGATATATACTTAAGTGCAAAGGCGATGCATGAACAGGTCTTCAAGTCAATTATTGACAAAACAATTGCGATAATAAACAGTCTGGAAACTGCCTGGATCAATGAATTCCAACTGACACGGAAAATGAATCCACCTGCAATAAATATCATAGTACGAAACCATTCTGCTACCCGGAGCATTGCCATCGACTTTGTTCCAGCCGTATGCATAGATATGCAATCAGTTAAGTTCCGCGGATCCGTAC GTCCACACGTCATGAAATCGACCGTTTCTACGTCACAGATTTGTCTGCAAgaaaagcaacaaaaacaactacaacaacaagaacaacaagaacaacaacaaaaacagtatCAACAACAGTTTCTAACACGTCGACAACCGATACGTCACAGAAGGTCATTCGTCATACCAAAATTACCTTTCGCAGAGCAATGGCCACGATCCCAGTTTGTAGACACACTATCTTCGCATTCTACACGTTTGAATGAACTAATATTACTAGGAAGAAGTATTATTACCACAAGTTCCCATAGGTATCATCCTTACTCGTGGTTTTAG
- the LOC128245150 gene encoding uncharacterized protein LOC128245150, giving the protein MDFNNGGITYSIVFQASRHFESGFQQRYSGINANDWRMPIIRYGLNFFGWKERLLSSNYTGNFEISQQNWNSSARRVDAVMHLFLNGLRYFAWEYNGLVVERYITQGSARDGLKVIAADEFDSMVLFKIPELWKYLAADRDTEDPSFCRMKVVGLTGSQIQHRFPRLCKEGVFILSKSGDIYFSSKAMHEQVFESMIDKTIARINNLKKAWINEVKLSRKMNPPAINIEILNRGIRPSHGTQRIAIDFVPAICIDTESVKFRGSLREFPIYAVCKWQGKPETDCHTWSVKSNSYENALIDAARKDERGLLVLNALMLVKTFFQNAKTMNLPLQLVYVLKTYHLKQIMLYLLGFLCYKHTHITIDGTEAALIYFVRVMDMVLMNKSLPHLFFSDVGILQNVIPGCNLHCGRDVNLLENVSTESASQAMKDLELKLMPALGIRWVDKRDLDQGSFCNDFVTNVLKQRPQIANSYIIKSAEALQQQQQQQRQEKQQLNQQQHFLTRIHQIGNMRTMRGFAEQRPQSDLVVKHFNESLNRFDLRVGTARPPRYHPYILPEGVRKFAGATPTYF; this is encoded by the exons ATGGACTTTAACAATGGTGGGATCACTTATTCGATTGTTTTCCAAGCCAGTAGACATTTTGAG AGTGGTTTTCAACAAAGATATAGCGGAATCAATGCAAACGACTGGCGGATGCCTATTATACGTTACGGACTCAACTTCTTTGGATGGAAGGAAAGACTCTTAAGTTCAAATTACACAG GTAACTTTGAAATCAGTCAACAAAACTGGAATTCTTCTGCAAGAAGAGTAGACGCGGTAATGCATCTCTTCCTCAATGGACTAAGATACTTTGCTTGGGAGTATAACGGTCTTGTGGTAGAGCGATATATCACACAGGGAAGCGCTAGAGATGGGTTGAAGGTCATAGCCGCCGACGAGTTTGATTCAATGGTCCTTTTCAAAATACCAGAGCTATGGAAGTATCTCGCTGCCGATCGCGACACAGAAGATCCTAGTTTCTGTCGAATGAAAGTAGTGGGCCTCACAGGTTCTCAAATCCAGCATAGGTTTCCGCGCTTATGTAAAGAAGGAGTATTTATCTTATCTAAAAGTGGTGATATATACTTTAGTTCAAAGGCGATGCATGAACAGGTATTCGAGTCGATGATTGACAAAACAATTGCGAGAATAAACAACCTGAAAAAAGCTTGGATCAATGAAGTCAAACTGTCACGGAAAATGAACCCACCCGCAATCAATATCGAAATACTAAACCGCGGTATCAGACCAAGCCATGGTACTCAGAGAATTGCCATCGACTTCGTTCCTGCCATTTGCATAGATACAGAGTCAGTTAAATTTCGCGGATCTCTACGTGAGTTTCCTATTTATGCTGTATGTAAATGGCAAGGAAAACCAGAGACAGATTGCCACACGTGGAGTGTCAAGTCCAATTCATATGAAAATGCTTTGATAGATGCCGCCCGCAAGGATGAGAGGGGACTTCTCGTGTTGAATGCATTGATGTTGGTCAAGACATTCTTCCAGAATGCTAAAACGATGAACCTTCCTCTTCAGTTGGTCTATGTATTGAAAACATATCATCTGAAGCAAATCATGCTGTATTTGCTAGGATTTCTTTGctacaaacacacacatatcACAATTGATGGCACAGAGGCTGCATTGATCTATTTTGTACGAGTAATGGACATGGTACTCATGAATAAAAGCTTGCCTCATCTCTTCTTTTCAGACGTTGGTATTTTGCAAAACGTGATTCCTGGGTGTAATTTGCATTGCGGCCGTGACGTAAACCTTTTAGAAAATGTTTCCACCGAATCAGCCAGCCAAGCAATGAAAGATTTGGAGTTAAAGTTGATGCCAGCTTTAGGAATAAGGTGGGTTGACAAACGCGATTTAGACCAAGGAAGCTTTTGCAACGATTTCGTCACAAATGTCCTGAAACAAAGGCCCCAGATTGCAAATTCATACATCATCAAATCAGCTGAAGCTTtgcaacagcagcaacaacagcaacgacaagaaaaacaacaactcaatCAGCAACAACATTTCCTTACAAGAATACATCAGATAGGAAACATGAGGACAATGAGAGGATTCGCTGAGCAACGGCCACAATCCGACCTCGTAGtcaaacatttcaatgaaaGCCTAAACAGATTTGATTTAAGGGTTGGTACCGCACGTCCTCCTAGATATCATCCGTATATATTGCCTGAGGGCGTTAGGAAGTTTGCTGGTGCTACTCCGActtatttctaa